TGCGTTACGCTTTTATGAGCGGATGGGCTATGTCATTGTCGGTGAGCATACCTTTTATATGGGGGATGATCCGCAAAAAGATTATGTGATGGAGAAAGTTTTGAATTGACAGGACACCATTTGGTGGCGTATAATACATTTATATAGGACACCTATTGGTGTCTTATTGTTTTAGGGGGGGGTGACGCAATGACGGATGAAAAGGATGTTTATGCGGCTGTTGCTGATCCAACACGTCGTCAGTTGCTTGATTTATTAGCCGAGGTGGATGAACTGCCTTTGTATGAGTTGACAAGTCGGTTTGATATGGGACGTACAGCTGTATCAAAACACTTGGCTATTTTGAAGGAAGCAGGTCTTGTGGATAGTCGCAAAGTCGGTAGGGAAACGCGTTATCGTTTGAATGCTAAGCCACTCAAGGAAATTCAAGACTGGGTATCATTCTATGAGAAGTTTTGGATGGATCGCCTCAGTCGATTACAGATTTTATTGGAGGAACAGAAAATGACAGCAGATGTTATATTAGATTTTACCTATTCGAGTACGGTTGCAGAGGTTTGGAATGCCTTGACTGATTCAGATATGTTAGCTCAATGGATTTGGGATAATAATTTTAAAGCCGAGGAAGGGTATCAATTTAGATTCCAATCGGAACCCAATGAGTATTGGGATGGAATCGTCACGGGCGAAGTGTTGGTTGTCGATGAACCCAACCAATTGGCATACACATGGGCAAGTGCTGGCGAAACCACTACGATTACTTGGACTTTGACTAAAGTGGCTGAAGGTACGCAATTACATTTTGAACAAACAGGCTTTAGTGAAGAAACCAAAGCAACACCTGGTGCGATTGCTGGGGCTACTTATGCTTGGACGGAATTTGGTAATAAACTCGCGAGCTTATTAGCTTAGCAGTGATATTTATTATAAAAAAAGAGCCTCGTAAACTTTTTACGGGCTCTTTTTGTGTTTTATTTTGTGATAACGTAAGTGTGTACGAGGTTGGTTTCGCGGTTAACTAGGTCTTCACCGACAACTTCGTAAACTTCATAGGTTAGTGAATCTGCGGTGACATCAACGATTGAGTAGTGTTGGATGTTTGATTCACGGGCGTTTGAATGGCCATCGGAATAGAATGATGAACGGAAGGGTTGTTCTTCGGTCAACAATAATTCACGGAAGTTTTGAATATCTTCTTCAGTCAATTCATGTCCGAATAATTCATCATAGGTCACATCAATATCTTCTTCTTCAAGAATCCAGTCAAAGGATTGTAGTTTATAAATGGTATCGTAAGTCTTAGTACCTGCTGTATTTGGTACGAAGAAGACGGTCCCTTCTGGACTTGTAAAGGTTGTTGTGTCGCCATCTGTTTCACCGGCTGTCGCAACTTCTGCGTTACCAAAAGCGTCGGCATTGTGTTTTAAGGCGTGCGTAACCGTCAAGTTATGGTCGTGTCCGTTAAAGACAGCATCCACGTCGTATTCATCTAAAACTGACATTAATTCATCACGGCCTACTTGAACTTCTTCGTCTTCTAATGCGTGGTAGGAAGATGAGAACATTGGGCGGTGATAGTTCACGATAATCCAGTCGATTTCGCCATTGGCTTTAGCATCGTTAGCAGCTTGTAATTCTTCTTTGAACCAAGTCATTTGATTTTCTAAAATGGTTGGTGGTACTTCTTCATCGGATTCGTTGAATTGTTCCGTATTTAATACGATGAATTGAACGTTGTTGTAGCGGGTAGAGTAAGCTACACCTGATTCCATGCCTTCCACTTCATTGTTAGTGTTGATGTGGGTTAGGAAGTTGTTGTTGTCATGGTTTCCTGTAACAAATAAATGTGGCATGGCTTCATTGATTGGTGCCAGCGCATTAAGCGTTAAGTTCCACTCAGTGTCATTCCAGTCGTCGTTAACCACGTCACCGGTATGGATGGCGAAACGTGCATTAGCGGCTTCAGGATTAGCGACAGCTGATTCAAGGGTTGACTTAGAATAATCCGCTTCTGATCGTTGGTTTTCTGAAGAAAAGGCATTTTGTGTGTCGGTATAGTGAATGAAGGTAAAGTCTTCTTGACCTTGGGCAGCGGTTGTAAATGTAGCGGTTGGGGATATTAAGGTTTCAGTATTCCCTACGGCATAATGATAAACGGTCCCAGGTTTTAATTCAGTGGCAGTTGCTTTATAGGCTGTTTCTGTAAATGCCGGGTAAGGTAAAGCCAATGAATAGTTATCAAACCCTTTATCCAACCATAATAAATTACTTTCAGTAAATGCTTCATCTGTGAAGTAGCCTACGACTTGGTCAGGATTTTCTACTGCAAACCATGGATCATCATCGTCTGTCATCGGTTCGTCTTCTTCTTCATCCCAAACAATCGCATACACATAGTGACCCTCTTCTGTTTGTTGGATGTAGTAGGCATCATCAATTTCATTAATTTCAGGCGTCACTTTAACGGCATCACCTATATTTTGACCGTCTTCCCAAATATACAGGCTGGCATTTTCATCTACTTCGGTGGTATGCCATTGGAAATGCATAGAAGTGGATGGATCATCCGTTAAGTTGGTAGAAATGCGGTTAGGATTGTTGTTTACCGGTGCTTCTGGGACAGCTGGATTTTCTGCGGTTACCTCAGCTGTTTCGCCACCGATAGTGACTGAAAGGATGTTCCTTTCTTCATCAACTTCTACCCCATCATTTTCAGTGATAGCATCTTCTGAAAACGCTGGATCATTGGCGCGGTCTTCATTGGCTTTTAACGTTTCTTCGGTAATCGTAGCGGTTGCTGTATCTTGTGCATAGGCTATCGGTTGGAACTCTAGACCCGTTAACAGGGTTGAAGCTAGTAATGACGTCAAAACAAGTTTCTTTAATGATTTCATCTTACACTCCTAATATAGTTTATTTTTATACAGACTTGCTACATTTAGTATAGGAGATATATGTTGATTTTATGTAAATTTGGGGTAAGGAATGTGTAAATGTAAAATGTGATTACTCGATCTTTTTTAATTCTAATCGTTTGTTAATATTCCATTGCTTAATGTCGCAGACATTTATATAATGAGTGTAATAAAATGTGGTATTTATTAGGAAATTATTTGTTAGGAGGCTTTTTATGTATACGAGTGATTTTGATGGAGGTTTGCTTGAGTATGTAGCGATTATAA
This window of the Fundicoccus culcitae genome carries:
- a CDS encoding metalloregulator ArsR/SmtB family transcription factor, with protein sequence MTDEKDVYAAVADPTRRQLLDLLAEVDELPLYELTSRFDMGRTAVSKHLAILKEAGLVDSRKVGRETRYRLNAKPLKEIQDWVSFYEKFWMDRLSRLQILLEEQKMTADVILDFTYSSTVAEVWNALTDSDMLAQWIWDNNFKAEEGYQFRFQSEPNEYWDGIVTGEVLVVDEPNQLAYTWASAGETTTITWTLTKVAEGTQLHFEQTGFSEETKATPGAIAGATYAWTEFGNKLASLLA
- a CDS encoding purple acid phosphatase family protein, translating into MKSLKKLVLTSLLASTLLTGLEFQPIAYAQDTATATITEETLKANEDRANDPAFSEDAITENDGVEVDEERNILSVTIGGETAEVTAENPAVPEAPVNNNPNRISTNLTDDPSTSMHFQWHTTEVDENASLYIWEDGQNIGDAVKVTPEINEIDDAYYIQQTEEGHYVYAIVWDEEEDEPMTDDDDPWFAVENPDQVVGYFTDEAFTESNLLWLDKGFDNYSLALPYPAFTETAYKATATELKPGTVYHYAVGNTETLISPTATFTTAAQGQEDFTFIHYTDTQNAFSSENQRSEADYSKSTLESAVANPEAANARFAIHTGDVVNDDWNDTEWNLTLNALAPINEAMPHLFVTGNHDNNNFLTHINTNNEVEGMESGVAYSTRYNNVQFIVLNTEQFNESDEEVPPTILENQMTWFKEELQAANDAKANGEIDWIIVNYHRPMFSSSYHALEDEEVQVGRDELMSVLDEYDVDAVFNGHDHNLTVTHALKHNADAFGNAEVATAGETDGDTTTFTSPEGTVFFVPNTAGTKTYDTIYKLQSFDWILEEEDIDVTYDELFGHELTEEDIQNFRELLLTEEQPFRSSFYSDGHSNARESNIQHYSIVDVTADSLTYEVYEVVGEDLVNRETNLVHTYVITK